From Leptotrichia wadei, one genomic window encodes:
- the rpsO gene encoding 30S ribosomal protein S15 yields the protein MALKPKKEIIEAFGKNAQDTGSAEVQVALLTDRISHLTAHLKTHPKDVHSRVGLLKMVGKRRRLLNYIKNRNVDDYRSLIEKLGIRK from the coding sequence ATGGCATTAAAACCAAAAAAAGAAATTATTGAAGCATTCGGAAAAAATGCTCAAGATACAGGATCTGCAGAAGTTCAAGTTGCACTTCTTACAGACAGAATCAGTCATTTGACTGCTCACTTGAAAACACATCCTAAAGATGTTCACTCAAGAGTAGGATTATTGAAAATGGTTGGTAAAAGAAGAAGATTATTAAACTATATTAAAAATAGAAACGTTGATGATTATAGATCATTAATCGAAAAATTAGGAATCAGAAAATAG
- a CDS encoding lysophospholipid acyltransferase family protein, with protein MKYKVSEKIAGIFVIFLKKVLSFFSLKIRYKIFEGFGILAYHLIKKRRLLTINNIKNAFPEKDEKEVVKIAKESYKTMGKMIMTSIFLEEITKDGNTVVENEELMKKACENNEKAVLIVSLHLGGFEAGSKMRDIRKFYAVFRNQKNKKINDLMTKWREEGGLNSLPLHNNEALSAAINEKSIIALASDHYGKDVNVTFFGRETTGVAGPVLLSMKHKIPIVLAYAIFDGDVVRVVNKKLIQIEKQKKLKETMQFNMQKIYNEFEEIIREYPEQYMWQHNRWRNKKKNKLRKK; from the coding sequence ATGAAATATAAAGTAAGCGAAAAAATAGCTGGAATTTTTGTGATTTTTCTAAAAAAGGTACTGTCATTTTTTTCTCTTAAAATTAGATATAAAATTTTTGAAGGTTTTGGAATTCTTGCATACCATCTTATAAAAAAAAGACGGTTACTTACGATAAATAATATAAAAAATGCTTTTCCTGAAAAAGATGAAAAGGAAGTTGTGAAAATTGCAAAAGAATCATATAAGACAATGGGAAAAATGATAATGACTTCGATTTTTCTGGAGGAAATTACGAAAGATGGGAATACTGTTGTAGAAAATGAAGAATTAATGAAGAAGGCTTGTGAAAATAATGAAAAGGCGGTTTTAATTGTGTCGCTTCATTTGGGAGGATTTGAAGCGGGGAGTAAAATGCGTGATATTAGAAAATTTTATGCAGTTTTTAGAAATCAGAAAAATAAAAAAATTAATGATCTGATGACAAAATGGCGTGAAGAAGGGGGATTGAATTCATTGCCTTTGCATAATAATGAGGCGCTTAGTGCGGCGATAAACGAAAAATCTATTATTGCACTTGCTTCGGATCATTATGGGAAAGATGTGAATGTAACGTTTTTTGGACGTGAAACGACAGGGGTTGCAGGGCCTGTACTGCTTTCGATGAAGCATAAAATACCGATAGTTTTGGCTTATGCGATATTTGATGGCGATGTTGTGCGGGTTGTAAATAAAAAACTTATTCAAATTGAAAAGCAAAAGAAATTGAAGGAAACAATGCAGTTTAATATGCAGAAAATTTATAATGAATTTGAAGAAATTATAAGGGAGTACCCTGAGCAGTATATGTGGCAGCATAATAGATGGAGAAATAAGAAAAAAAATAAATTAAGAAAGAAATAG
- the rny gene encoding ribonuclease Y codes for MSISIAILLIVIFSFLTFFIAYFFGSSIFKKKYGDLNELELKIVDAKRRLETSKKEVEREIESFRKEETLKVKEELLNEKKIADDEIKKMKSELAIKEERIAKKEETLETKMERLEEKEAKSDKHREKLFRREKELEEMIASEEKELERISELTQEDARKIILTRLENELDHDKAVLIRDYEYNLDREKDRIAKRIISTAIGKASADYVVDSTISVIQLPSEEMKGRIIGREGRNIRAIEAATGVDLIIDDTPEAVVLSSFDGVRREVAKIALEKLISDGRIHPTKIEEVVAKAQHEVDESIMDAAEQAILEVGIPTLPREVLKVFGRLKFRTSFGQNILQHSIEVAHIAATLAAEIGANVDIAKRAALLHDIGKAFSHEQEGSHALNGGEFLRKFSKENEIVINAVEAHHNEVEQLSIEAVIVQAADSISASRPGARRETLSNYLKRLEQLEEIANSHEGIESSYAIQAGRELRLIVHPDNIDDDKATILARDVAKEIEEKMQYPGQIKVTVIRETRAVEYAK; via the coding sequence ATGAGCATATCAATAGCAATTTTGTTGATTGTTATTTTTTCTTTTTTAACTTTTTTTATAGCTTATTTTTTTGGAAGTTCAATTTTTAAAAAGAAATATGGAGATTTGAATGAACTGGAACTAAAAATCGTTGATGCTAAAAGAAGACTTGAGACATCAAAAAAAGAAGTTGAAAGAGAAATTGAATCGTTTAGGAAAGAAGAAACATTAAAAGTCAAAGAAGAATTGTTAAATGAGAAAAAAATAGCAGACGATGAAATAAAAAAAATGAAATCAGAGCTTGCCATTAAGGAAGAAAGAATTGCCAAAAAAGAGGAAACGTTGGAAACAAAAATGGAACGTTTGGAAGAAAAGGAAGCTAAAAGCGATAAACATCGTGAAAAATTATTCCGAAGAGAAAAAGAACTGGAAGAAATGATTGCAAGTGAGGAAAAGGAACTGGAAAGAATTTCAGAATTGACACAGGAGGATGCCAGAAAAATCATTTTGACTAGACTGGAAAATGAGCTGGATCACGATAAGGCTGTGTTAATTAGGGATTATGAGTATAATTTAGACAGGGAGAAGGACAGAATTGCCAAGAGAATTATTTCTACTGCAATTGGAAAAGCTTCTGCTGATTATGTTGTAGATTCAACAATTTCAGTTATTCAGCTGCCAAGTGAAGAAATGAAAGGTAGAATTATTGGACGTGAAGGAAGAAATATAAGAGCTATTGAAGCGGCGACTGGAGTTGACCTGATAATTGACGATACTCCTGAAGCGGTTGTATTATCTTCGTTTGACGGCGTGAGAAGAGAAGTGGCTAAAATTGCACTTGAAAAATTAATTTCAGATGGACGTATTCATCCGACAAAAATAGAAGAAGTTGTGGCAAAGGCACAGCATGAAGTGGATGAAAGCATAATGGACGCAGCAGAACAGGCAATTCTTGAAGTTGGAATTCCAACATTGCCACGTGAAGTCCTAAAAGTATTTGGACGTTTAAAATTCAGAACATCTTTTGGGCAAAATATTTTGCAGCATTCAATTGAAGTTGCACATATAGCAGCGACATTAGCGGCAGAAATTGGAGCAAATGTGGATATAGCCAAAAGAGCGGCATTACTGCACGATATAGGGAAGGCTTTTTCACATGAACAGGAAGGTTCACATGCTTTAAATGGTGGAGAGTTTTTGAGAAAATTTTCTAAAGAAAATGAAATTGTGATAAATGCGGTGGAAGCACATCATAATGAAGTTGAGCAGTTAAGTATTGAAGCAGTAATAGTGCAGGCTGCAGATTCGATTTCGGCTTCAAGACCAGGAGCAAGACGTGAAACATTATCAAATTACTTAAAACGTTTGGAACAACTGGAAGAAATTGCCAACAGCCATGAAGGAATTGAAAGTTCGTATGCAATTCAAGCGGGAAGAGAACTAAGGTTAATTGTTCATCCAGATAATATTGATGATGACAAGGCTACAATATTAGCTAGAGATGTAGCTAAAGAAATTGAAGAAAAAATGCAGTATCCAGGGCAAATAAAAGTTACAGTTATTAGGGAAACCAGAGCTGTGGAATATGCAAAATAA
- a CDS encoding TlpA family protein disulfide reductase: MKKIILMMSMLLLFVVSCGTKEFSVDVDGKGKVPNFELKDLNGKSADLGKIMKNGKKTLFIVAAEWCPHCREELPEVQKFYNANKDKVNVIVVFTNNNTNLGKTQTYVKDNEYTFPAYYDENGTVTRGFAVDGFPFNLKINNGKVEEKLELPVDFDSLTASFGK; the protein is encoded by the coding sequence ATGAAAAAGATAATTTTAATGATGTCGATGCTCTTATTATTTGTAGTATCGTGTGGAACTAAGGAATTTAGTGTTGATGTGGATGGAAAAGGAAAAGTTCCTAACTTTGAATTGAAGGATCTTAACGGAAAAAGTGCTGATCTTGGTAAAATTATGAAAAATGGGAAAAAGACTTTGTTTATTGTAGCGGCTGAATGGTGTCCGCACTGCAGGGAAGAACTTCCTGAAGTTCAAAAATTTTATAATGCAAATAAAGACAAGGTAAATGTGATTGTAGTATTTACAAATAATAATACTAATCTTGGAAAAACACAAACTTATGTAAAGGATAACGAATACACTTTCCCTGCTTATTATGATGAAAATGGTACAGTTACTCGTGGATTTGCAGTTGATGGATTTCCATTTAACTTAAAGATAAATAACGGAAAAGTTGAGGAAAAACTTGAATTGCCAGTTGATTTTGATTCATTGACAGCTTCTTTCGGGAAATAA